The proteins below come from a single Pseudarthrobacter sp. SSS035 genomic window:
- a CDS encoding STAS domain-containing protein has protein sequence MEFSYEVKDSYAEVKADGRLNMVSAPKLREFVTDVIAGGSSRIVVNLENTAFMDSSGLGALIGCLKAARQAGGDLRIAAVQPQVKMVLELTSMDRVLTAYASADEAFSND, from the coding sequence ATGGAGTTTAGTTATGAAGTCAAGGATTCGTATGCGGAGGTCAAGGCGGACGGGCGGCTGAACATGGTGTCCGCGCCTAAGCTGCGCGAATTCGTCACCGATGTGATCGCCGGCGGTTCCTCGCGGATCGTGGTGAACCTGGAGAACACGGCGTTTATGGATTCCTCCGGCCTCGGCGCGCTGATCGGGTGCCTCAAGGCCGCCCGTCAGGCCGGCGGGGACCTGCGCATCGCCGCCGTCCAGCCGCAGGTCAAAATGGTTCTTGAGCTGACCAGCATGGACCGGGTGTTGACTGCCTACGCCTCCGCCGACGAGGCGTTCAGCAATGACTGA
- a CDS encoding GNAT family N-acetyltransferase produces the protein MLIIRQATTADTPSLIRLRAAWVAEQTGVSTEDPDFETDYRAWQENNARTMFVADLHGTLIGMLNLMVFERMPKPGKKSTCWVYLGNAFVAADYRNCGVGGQLLEAASQFSQSIKAARIVLSPSAESKTFYARYGFAPAEELLVKRFEYES, from the coding sequence ATGCTCATCATTCGACAGGCAACCACCGCTGATACGCCCAGCCTCATCCGTCTGCGGGCCGCGTGGGTTGCAGAGCAAACAGGGGTATCGACCGAGGATCCGGACTTCGAGACTGACTACCGAGCCTGGCAGGAAAATAACGCGCGCACCATGTTCGTCGCAGATCTGCACGGCACGCTTATCGGAATGCTGAATCTCATGGTCTTTGAGCGGATGCCTAAACCCGGCAAGAAGTCGACCTGCTGGGTGTATCTCGGGAACGCCTTCGTTGCTGCCGACTATCGCAACTGTGGAGTGGGAGGCCAGCTATTGGAGGCGGCTAGTCAGTTCTCACAGAGCATCAAGGCAGCCCGGATCGTCCTCTCCCCCTCAGCCGAATCAAAGACCTTCTATGCCAGGTACGGGTTTGCTCCGGCCGAGGAACTGCTCGTCAAACGCTTCGAGTACGAGAGTTAG
- the purM gene encoding phosphoribosylformylglycinamidine cyclo-ligase, whose product MTSATPAAGNSPLIPAGITYASAGVDVEAGDRAVELMKGAVKATHNSSVIGGVGGFAGLYDVSRLLTFKRPLLATSTDGVGTKVAIAQAMDIHDTIGFDLVGMVVDDIVVVGAEPLFMTDYIACGKVVPERIADIVRGIAAACSVAGTALVGGETAEHPGLLGEHEYDVAGAATGVVEASDLLGPDRVRAGDVVIGMASSGLHSNGYSLVRRVINHAGWALDRQVSELGRTLGEELLEPTRVYAADCLDLARAFPVSGSAGGAAVHGFSHVTGGGLAANLARVLPQGLVATVDRATWELPAIFKLVSELGNVPLADLERTLNLGVGMVAIVSAEAADAAVARLNDRGVPSWIMGTVTADSDSIFKSGPDYVQGAKGVDGGAVRLVNAYA is encoded by the coding sequence ATGACTTCCGCAACCCCCGCCGCCGGCAACAGCCCACTGATCCCCGCAGGCATCACGTACGCCTCCGCGGGTGTTGACGTTGAAGCCGGCGACCGCGCCGTGGAACTGATGAAGGGCGCCGTGAAGGCCACCCACAATTCCTCCGTCATCGGCGGTGTGGGCGGCTTCGCCGGCCTGTACGACGTCTCGCGCCTGCTGACCTTCAAGCGCCCGCTGCTGGCCACGTCCACCGACGGCGTGGGCACCAAGGTAGCCATCGCGCAGGCCATGGATATCCACGACACCATCGGCTTTGACCTGGTGGGCATGGTGGTTGACGACATCGTCGTAGTGGGCGCCGAGCCGCTCTTTATGACTGACTACATCGCCTGCGGCAAGGTTGTCCCGGAGCGCATCGCGGACATCGTCCGTGGCATCGCCGCGGCCTGCTCCGTGGCCGGCACCGCCCTGGTGGGCGGCGAAACCGCCGAGCACCCCGGCCTGCTGGGCGAGCACGAATACGATGTTGCCGGTGCCGCCACCGGCGTTGTTGAAGCTTCCGACCTGCTGGGCCCGGACCGCGTCCGCGCCGGCGACGTTGTGATCGGGATGGCCTCCTCCGGCCTGCACTCCAACGGCTACTCCCTGGTCCGCCGCGTCATCAACCACGCCGGCTGGGCACTGGACCGCCAGGTCTCCGAACTCGGCCGCACGCTGGGCGAGGAACTACTGGAGCCCACCCGCGTCTACGCTGCAGACTGCCTGGACCTGGCCCGCGCCTTCCCGGTCAGCGGCTCCGCCGGAGGTGCAGCCGTGCACGGCTTCAGCCACGTCACCGGCGGCGGCCTGGCCGCCAACCTGGCCCGCGTGCTGCCGCAGGGCCTCGTGGCCACCGTGGACCGCGCCACCTGGGAGCTTCCGGCCATCTTCAAGCTGGTCTCCGAGCTGGGCAACGTCCCGCTGGCCGACCTTGAGCGCACGCTGAACCTCGGCGTGGGCATGGTGGCCATCGTGTCCGCCGAAGCCGCAGACGCCGCCGTGGCCCGACTCAATGACCGCGGCGTCCCGTCCTGGATCATGGGCACCGTCACCGCGGACTCGGATTCCATCTTCAAGTCCGGTCCGGACTACGTCCAGGGCGCCAAGGGTGTGGACGGCGGCGCCGTCCGTTTGGTCAACGCCTACGCCTAA
- a CDS encoding DinB family protein, giving the protein MDQKADLLGYLRLRRADLLAKLDGVSEYDIRRPMTPTATNLLGLVKHVGGVQLEYFSDVFGRPHGREVPWLSDAGEVDDDMWATADESRADIIDFYHFSARQSDATIESLSLDSAGEVPWWTPERRRVTLHQILVHVCVETARHAGHADILRELIDGTAGNGPQDPNVPSRTSEEWAAYRSRIEAAAREAGR; this is encoded by the coding sequence ATGGATCAAAAGGCTGACTTGCTTGGGTACCTTCGCCTTCGAAGGGCAGATCTTCTCGCGAAACTCGACGGCGTCAGCGAGTACGACATTCGCCGTCCGATGACGCCCACAGCTACCAACCTCCTGGGGCTGGTCAAGCACGTCGGTGGCGTGCAATTGGAATACTTCAGCGACGTCTTCGGCAGACCGCACGGCCGGGAAGTGCCCTGGTTGTCCGATGCTGGGGAAGTCGACGATGATATGTGGGCAACGGCCGACGAGAGCCGGGCAGACATCATTGACTTCTACCATTTCTCCGCTCGACAAAGCGACGCGACGATAGAGTCACTCAGCCTCGACTCTGCAGGTGAAGTACCTTGGTGGACGCCCGAGCGCCGACGTGTGACCCTCCATCAGATCCTGGTTCACGTGTGCGTTGAGACAGCCCGGCATGCAGGGCATGCCGACATTTTGCGCGAGCTAATCGACGGCACAGCGGGCAACGGACCGCAAGATCCGAACGTGCCAAGCCGCACATCGGAAGAATGGGCTGCCTATCGGTCCCGGATTGAAGCCGCTGCACGCGAAGCCGGACGATAA
- a CDS encoding VOC family protein, giving the protein MPGNSSSPSYRHGEPCWADVQTRDVEAAKAFYTAVFGWTFKDLPTPDGRSYAQAFAGEDLVAVVAPQNPHQESLGTRAQWNIYFAAEDAGALAEEVPHAGGAVQFGPEKVADTGVMVFVDPPGGGTTGVWQPGTHTGSGRYNEAGALSWTELLTPEPRAAVGFFQQLFGHEVTEYPQDDGGTYSTLMVNGAEVAGIVAAEAPARWQIYFGVTDVAEAVRKAVAAGAEVLIAPEPDDDDTPGATATLRDPQGGEFSLLEV; this is encoded by the coding sequence ATGCCAGGAAACTCCTCATCCCCCAGCTACCGCCATGGTGAACCGTGCTGGGCTGACGTCCAGACCCGGGACGTGGAAGCAGCCAAGGCCTTCTACACGGCGGTGTTCGGGTGGACCTTCAAGGACCTCCCCACGCCCGATGGCCGCAGCTATGCCCAGGCGTTCGCGGGGGAGGACCTGGTGGCCGTGGTGGCGCCGCAGAACCCGCACCAGGAATCTCTCGGCACGCGCGCCCAATGGAACATCTACTTCGCGGCCGAGGACGCCGGTGCGCTGGCCGAGGAAGTTCCCCACGCCGGCGGCGCTGTGCAGTTCGGCCCCGAGAAAGTGGCGGACACCGGCGTGATGGTGTTTGTGGATCCTCCAGGCGGCGGGACCACCGGCGTGTGGCAGCCCGGGACCCACACAGGCTCCGGCCGGTACAACGAGGCCGGTGCGCTGTCCTGGACGGAACTGCTGACGCCCGAGCCGCGGGCCGCCGTCGGGTTCTTCCAGCAACTGTTCGGCCACGAGGTGACCGAGTATCCCCAGGACGACGGCGGGACGTACAGCACGCTGATGGTGAACGGCGCGGAGGTGGCCGGGATCGTCGCGGCCGAGGCGCCTGCCAGATGGCAGATCTACTTCGGCGTCACCGACGTGGCCGAGGCCGTGCGGAAGGCCGTGGCGGCGGGGGCGGAAGTGCTGATCGCGCCGGAGCCGGATGACGACGATACTCCGGGCGCCACGGCCACCCTCCGGGACCCGCAGGGCGGTGAGTTCAGCCTGCTGGAGGTTTAA
- a CDS encoding ATP-binding protein — MSRVIFMCGPAGSGKSAVAGRLAAEGMVRLSFDEVAWQMGLRIMPVEEGIQRQIAAALKARLLDLVASGADVVLDFSFWSRSMREDYRLLLTPLGVEPETIYLATTREVALARVRARMAGHADDFQLSAELAAEYFDHFEVSTAEEGPLTVIT; from the coding sequence ATGAGTCGAGTTATCTTCATGTGCGGGCCGGCGGGCTCCGGCAAATCCGCTGTTGCCGGTCGCTTGGCGGCCGAAGGTATGGTCCGGCTGTCCTTTGACGAAGTGGCGTGGCAGATGGGACTCCGCATCATGCCCGTTGAGGAGGGCATCCAGCGGCAGATCGCGGCGGCGCTTAAGGCCCGCCTCCTAGATCTGGTCGCGTCAGGGGCAGATGTTGTTCTCGACTTTTCATTCTGGTCCAGGAGCATGAGGGAGGATTACCGTCTCCTGTTAACGCCGCTGGGTGTCGAGCCCGAGACCATCTACCTGGCCACGACCCGCGAAGTTGCACTTGCCCGCGTCCGCGCCCGCATGGCCGGCCACGCGGACGATTTCCAGTTGAGCGCTGAACTGGCGGCCGAATATTTCGACCACTTCGAAGTCTCCACAGCAGAGGAAGGTCCACTCACGGTCATTACGTAG
- the purF gene encoding amidophosphoribosyltransferase has translation MARGDGKLSHDLLPGEKGPQDACGVFGVWAPGEEVAKLTYYGLYALQHRGQESAGIATSDGKRINVYKDMGLVSQVFDETTLNTLTGHLAVGHCRYSTTGASHWANAQPTLGATSTGTVALAHNGNLTNTAELNAMIMERNGGQLSGEMKQGNTSDTALVTALLEGEEGKTLEQTAMELLPKIKGGFCFVFMDEGTLYAARDTYGIRPLVLGRLERGWVVASEQSALATVGASFIREIEPGEFIAIDEDGVRSKRFAEATPAGCVFEYVYLARPDAAIAGRSVYESRVEMGRQLARENTQDADIVIPVPESGTPAAVGYAEESGIPFAHGFVKNSYVGRTFIQPSQTLRQLGIRLKLNALESVIRGKRVVVVDDSIVRGNTQRAIVRMLREAGAASVHIKISSPPVKWPCFYGIDFASRAELIANGATIEEISQAIGADSLAYISEDGMINATMQPRERLCTACFTGQYPITLPGADKLGKNLLERTDLGGLTPSPSALPGATVALAIDAEEDPADKAGATGCDPGPDAEFENLLTEEDHVPAIRHEATTPGAEKKESV, from the coding sequence GTGGCACGCGGCGATGGAAAACTTTCTCATGATCTTCTCCCTGGCGAAAAGGGACCTCAGGACGCTTGTGGCGTTTTCGGGGTCTGGGCACCAGGTGAAGAAGTAGCAAAACTAACCTATTACGGGCTGTATGCATTGCAGCACCGCGGTCAGGAGTCGGCTGGTATAGCTACCAGTGACGGCAAGCGGATCAACGTCTACAAGGACATGGGCCTCGTATCCCAGGTCTTCGACGAGACCACGCTGAACACGCTGACCGGGCACCTGGCGGTGGGACACTGCCGCTACTCCACCACCGGAGCCAGCCACTGGGCCAACGCCCAGCCCACCCTCGGCGCCACCAGCACCGGCACGGTTGCCCTGGCGCACAACGGCAACCTGACCAACACGGCCGAGCTCAACGCCATGATCATGGAACGCAACGGCGGCCAGCTCAGCGGCGAAATGAAGCAGGGCAACACCTCGGACACCGCCCTGGTCACGGCATTGCTCGAAGGCGAGGAGGGCAAGACCCTCGAACAGACCGCCATGGAGCTGCTGCCGAAGATCAAGGGCGGCTTCTGTTTCGTCTTCATGGACGAAGGCACCCTCTACGCAGCTCGCGACACCTACGGAATCCGCCCGCTGGTCCTCGGCCGGCTGGAGCGCGGCTGGGTGGTTGCCTCCGAGCAGTCAGCCCTGGCCACCGTCGGCGCCAGCTTCATCCGTGAAATCGAGCCAGGCGAATTCATCGCCATCGACGAGGACGGCGTTCGTTCCAAGCGCTTCGCGGAGGCGACGCCGGCCGGCTGCGTTTTCGAATACGTTTACCTTGCCCGTCCGGACGCCGCCATCGCGGGACGCTCCGTGTACGAGTCCCGCGTGGAGATGGGCCGCCAGCTGGCCCGCGAAAACACCCAGGACGCGGACATCGTCATCCCGGTCCCGGAGTCCGGCACCCCTGCGGCCGTGGGTTACGCCGAGGAATCCGGCATTCCCTTCGCGCACGGCTTCGTCAAGAACTCCTACGTGGGCCGCACGTTCATCCAGCCCTCGCAGACCCTGCGCCAGCTGGGCATCCGGCTCAAGCTGAACGCCCTCGAGTCCGTGATCCGTGGCAAGCGCGTCGTGGTGGTGGATGACTCGATCGTCCGCGGCAACACCCAGCGCGCCATCGTCCGGATGCTCCGCGAGGCCGGCGCCGCGTCCGTCCACATCAAGATCTCCTCCCCGCCGGTCAAGTGGCCGTGCTTCTACGGCATCGACTTCGCCTCCCGCGCGGAACTGATCGCCAACGGCGCCACCATCGAGGAAATCTCCCAGGCCATCGGCGCCGATTCCCTGGCGTACATCTCCGAAGACGGCATGATCAACGCGACCATGCAGCCGCGGGAGCGCCTCTGCACCGCCTGCTTCACCGGCCAGTACCCCATCACGCTCCCGGGCGCGGACAAACTGGGCAAGAACCTGCTGGAGCGCACCGACCTCGGCGGCCTCACGCCGTCGCCCTCTGCGCTCCCCGGCGCAACGGTGGCACTGGCCATCGACGCCGAGGAGGACCCGGCGGACAAGGCCGGCGCCACCGGCTGCGATCCGGGACCGGACGCCGAGTTCGAGAACCTGCTCACCGAAGAAGACCACGTGCCCGCGATCCGCCACGAAGCCACCACCCCCGGCGCTGAAAAGAAAGAGTCCGTATGA
- a CDS encoding SDR family NAD(P)-dependent oxidoreductase — MLINNAAQGAPHDELGSIPADGVLNAVDVNAAGPLRLVQFLLPNLLAAPDPIVVNVTSRLGSLSAQTSGTFADLSTSYAYKMSKAAQNMLTIALAQDRQGRVRCWAVHTGKLATDMGQADASKDPRTAAAQLRELVDSGDRTSPRFCALGERDLPW; from the coding sequence TTGCTGATCAACAACGCGGCCCAAGGAGCGCCCCATGATGAGCTGGGATCGATTCCAGCCGATGGGGTCTTGAACGCGGTCGACGTAAACGCCGCGGGTCCGTTGCGACTGGTGCAGTTCCTGTTGCCAAACCTGCTGGCGGCGCCTGATCCGATCGTCGTCAACGTGACCTCTCGCCTGGGCTCCCTGTCGGCCCAGACCAGCGGTACGTTCGCGGACCTGTCCACAAGTTATGCCTACAAGATGTCCAAGGCGGCGCAGAACATGCTGACCATCGCGCTGGCTCAGGACCGTCAGGGGCGGGTCCGCTGCTGGGCAGTGCACACTGGGAAACTGGCCACGGACATGGGACAGGCCGACGCATCCAAGGATCCTCGCACTGCTGCTGCGCAACTGAGAGAACTCGTCGACTCTGGCGACCGCACCTCGCCCCGGTTCTGTGCGCTCGGGGAACGGGACCTCCCCTGGTAG
- a CDS encoding ATP-binding protein, producing the protein MTEVLARRTFRGLSSAESIDSVHNELDKLWEDAPFVQAMDQMTFTTAVIESASNIVQHARPAKAQKPVELGVDISVQPTLLQARVSAFFAKPPFGPLEPRTPDDDSESGRGLALIEALVTTVTFERQDGTNTWILSRTSQP; encoded by the coding sequence ATGACTGAGGTCCTGGCCCGGCGGACGTTCCGGGGACTGTCCTCTGCCGAGTCCATCGACTCCGTCCACAACGAACTGGACAAACTCTGGGAGGACGCCCCGTTCGTCCAGGCCATGGACCAGATGACCTTCACCACGGCGGTGATCGAGTCCGCGTCCAACATCGTCCAGCACGCGCGGCCGGCCAAGGCGCAGAAACCCGTGGAGCTGGGAGTGGACATCAGCGTCCAGCCCACGCTCCTGCAGGCCCGGGTCAGCGCGTTCTTCGCCAAGCCCCCGTTCGGCCCACTGGAACCGAGGACTCCGGACGACGATTCCGAGTCCGGCCGCGGCCTGGCGCTCATCGAGGCGCTCGTCACCACCGTGACCTTCGAACGGCAGGACGGCACCAACACCTGGATCCTGTCCCGGACGTCACAGCCCTGA
- a CDS encoding septum formation family protein, with translation MDNQEPRPVPPKPAAPPTAGLPQVAFPATAVEPPARKPRRVASTLLKTVFVVVLLGVVGGLVWLAAWLDSGAPETTGDGGSVIVETSPTPLATPLPLPREGVEPPDYRLGDCFKDFDPEALRSTVVACDAGHSAQLVAVFRYPAVGSYPGREALAAKALEACQAAKLGPAANEYTLNFQRAYPSSTSWESGDRRVDCYVTADGGNVINASALP, from the coding sequence ATGGACAACCAGGAACCGCGCCCCGTCCCGCCCAAACCTGCCGCTCCGCCCACCGCCGGATTGCCGCAGGTGGCTTTTCCGGCAACTGCGGTGGAGCCCCCGGCGCGGAAGCCGCGGCGGGTCGCTTCTACGCTCCTGAAGACTGTCTTCGTGGTGGTTCTGCTCGGTGTGGTGGGAGGCCTGGTGTGGCTCGCCGCGTGGCTGGATTCCGGGGCACCGGAAACGACCGGCGACGGCGGCTCCGTGATCGTGGAAACCTCACCCACCCCCCTGGCCACGCCGCTCCCGCTCCCCCGTGAGGGTGTGGAGCCGCCGGACTACCGGCTGGGCGACTGCTTCAAGGATTTTGACCCCGAGGCTTTGCGGTCAACGGTGGTGGCCTGCGATGCAGGCCACTCAGCCCAGCTTGTGGCCGTTTTCCGCTACCCCGCCGTCGGCTCCTATCCGGGCCGGGAGGCCCTGGCCGCCAAGGCCCTGGAGGCCTGCCAGGCGGCGAAGCTGGGACCGGCGGCGAACGAGTACACGCTGAACTTCCAGCGGGCCTACCCCAGCAGCACCAGTTGGGAATCAGGCGACCGGCGCGTGGACTGCTACGTCACGGCCGACGGCGGGAACGTCATCAACGCCAGCGCGCTGCCCTAA
- a CDS encoding DUF1990 family protein, with product MTSPDLRPWPPSDRKYRRSEVTAIVGSGDLVWQRAASEVLRWKVKTASGFDVDTTSQVSAGDRAIVTARALGFTVVEPVEVVTVVQEPDRSGFSYRTMPGHPVDGEEAFIVDRRGDDVHLTIRSLTRAAARQPWRVLYPLLLVAQRIVRRRYLRALR from the coding sequence GTGACCAGCCCGGACTTACGGCCGTGGCCTCCCAGTGATCGCAAATACCGTCGGTCAGAAGTCACAGCCATAGTGGGAAGCGGCGACCTTGTTTGGCAGCGCGCTGCATCAGAGGTGCTCCGTTGGAAGGTAAAAACCGCGAGTGGTTTTGATGTGGACACCACGAGCCAGGTGTCCGCAGGCGACCGCGCGATCGTGACGGCCCGCGCGTTGGGCTTCACCGTTGTAGAACCGGTCGAAGTTGTGACTGTCGTGCAGGAGCCTGACCGAAGCGGGTTCTCCTACCGGACGATGCCAGGTCACCCCGTCGACGGCGAAGAAGCCTTCATCGTCGACCGCCGTGGCGACGACGTGCACCTCACCATCCGCTCCCTGACCCGGGCGGCCGCACGGCAGCCGTGGCGAGTGCTCTACCCACTCCTTCTGGTGGCGCAGCGAATCGTGCGGAGGCGATACCTGCGGGCTCTCCGATGA
- a CDS encoding DUF3073 domain-containing protein has protein sequence MGRGRQKAKATKQARDIKYYSPNTDYSALQRELKGPEGRATSHFANDPVEPDYSAYVDKYADDLEEDDDEVHTRRIG, from the coding sequence ATGGGGCGCGGCCGTCAAAAGGCAAAAGCTACCAAGCAGGCTCGGGATATTAAGTACTATTCCCCGAACACTGACTATTCGGCCCTTCAGCGAGAGCTCAAAGGTCCTGAAGGTCGTGCCACGAGCCATTTCGCGAATGACCCGGTTGAACCGGACTATTCGGCTTATGTGGATAAGTACGCGGACGATTTGGAAGAAGACGACGACGAGGTACACACCCGTCGGATCGGCTAG